A genomic region of Deinococcus aquaedulcis contains the following coding sequences:
- a CDS encoding YqeG family HAD IIIA-type phosphatase, producing the protein MSMLRPQDVIDHVTEITPEFLARRGLRGLLLDLDNTLVPYGSYEKDGAAGVMRWARDLKLAGIRLYLLSNATDRRATYWLEHLGFQGVGLAGKPNPRAFRRAIGALKLRPEQVGMVGDQVFTDVLGGNLSGMHTILVRPLASNSLPHTRVARRLERAVLKRYGHDWRP; encoded by the coding sequence ATGAGCATGCTGCGCCCCCAGGACGTGATTGATCACGTCACCGAGATTACCCCCGAATTCCTGGCCCGGCGGGGCCTGCGCGGCCTGCTGCTGGACCTGGACAACACGCTGGTGCCCTACGGCAGCTACGAGAAGGACGGCGCCGCCGGGGTTATGCGCTGGGCGCGCGACCTGAAACTGGCGGGCATCCGGCTGTACCTGCTGAGCAACGCCACGGATCGCCGCGCGACCTACTGGCTGGAGCATCTGGGCTTTCAGGGCGTGGGGCTGGCGGGCAAGCCCAATCCCCGCGCCTTTCGCCGCGCCATCGGCGCCCTGAAATTGCGGCCCGAGCAGGTGGGCATGGTGGGCGATCAGGTGTTTACCGACGTTCTGGGCGGCAACCTGAGCGGCATGCACACCATTCTGGTGCGGCCCCTGGCCAGCAATTCCTTACCGCATACCCGCGTGGCCAGACGGCTGGAACGCGCGGTGCTCAAACGCTACGGCCACGACTGGCGGCCCTGA
- a CDS encoding ATPase, T2SS/T4P/T4SS family translates to MALSIGDRRLGAILLEQGYVNDSDLQKALVRHAEVGGRLADILIDSGLVGEKRIARAIEEALGIPLVNLLVVTPDPAALSAVRAQTALNVQAFPFGLDGGTLRVAIVDPLSSYAIEALEDDSGLNIEPYQALRDQIMWAIATNYPELNLSAELPAEEGGSGGGMMGQRLIARGLITDAQLQMALDAQQQTGEPLGATLIAQKAITEDQLYEVLAEQAGTVFLRNPRDFQPSEDVLGAMLRADALRLTAVPVDETDTGVTVVTSDPRKRDDLEALIGRSVNLILAKPSDVELLIERFYPQRGRLGEQMVQQGTLSRAQLREALQVQAREGRVKALGEVIVELGFAGADEIDNALQKQNAGGGRLEDTLVQSGKLSPEMLARSLAAQLGYEFLDPVQNPPDAKVALMIPEATARRYGVVPIRLQGESLVIAMKDPRNVFALDDLKLITGREIVPAVMAEKDIIRLIERYFGNKDMADLNQKLVQESNKREKESKRADDVDISAGLDDNAVVRVVDNIIREAALQEASDIHIEPTETALRVRYRVDGILREQNALPKGSAQSILARIKILGSLDISERRVPQDGRVRFKKGSIDLDLRLSTLPTVYGEKAVMRLLQKASNIPEVEQLGFSEHNYQRYLDTIHKPNGIFLVTGPTGSGKSFTSFSTLKRIAVPEKNTTTIEDPVEYEIPGIIQSQVNNVAGMTFARALRAFLRQDPDIIFVGEIRDTETAKIAVEAALTGHLVLATLHTNDAPGAIVRLEEMGVEHFNIGAAVVGVVAQRLVRKVCNDCKAPTNADPDVLRRLGITERDLMGAQLMRGAGCNRCGGTGYKGRMGIHELMVIDEPLRVAIGAGKNATEITEVAIKQSGMKTLRQDGIDKALAGITTLEEVLAVTSK, encoded by the coding sequence ATGGCACTTTCTATCGGTGACCGGCGCCTGGGCGCCATCCTGCTGGAGCAGGGGTATGTCAACGACTCGGACCTGCAAAAGGCCCTGGTGCGCCACGCCGAGGTGGGTGGGCGCCTCGCCGACATCCTGATTGATTCGGGGCTGGTGGGCGAAAAGCGCATTGCCCGCGCCATTGAAGAGGCGCTGGGCATTCCGCTGGTGAACCTGCTGGTGGTCACGCCGGACCCGGCGGCCCTGAGCGCCGTGCGCGCCCAAACGGCGCTGAACGTGCAGGCCTTTCCCTTTGGCCTGGACGGCGGCACCCTGCGCGTGGCGATTGTGGACCCGCTGTCCAGCTACGCCATTGAGGCGCTGGAAGACGACAGCGGCCTGAACATTGAGCCCTACCAGGCCCTGCGCGACCAGATTATGTGGGCCATTGCCACCAACTACCCCGAACTGAACCTCTCGGCGGAATTGCCCGCCGAGGAGGGCGGCAGCGGCGGCGGCATGATGGGCCAGCGCCTGATTGCGCGCGGCCTGATCACCGACGCCCAGCTGCAGATGGCGCTGGACGCCCAGCAGCAGACCGGCGAGCCGCTGGGGGCCACCCTGATTGCCCAGAAGGCGATCACCGAAGATCAGCTGTACGAGGTGCTGGCCGAGCAGGCCGGCACCGTGTTCCTGCGCAACCCCCGCGACTTCCAGCCCAGCGAGGACGTGCTGGGCGCCATGCTGCGTGCCGACGCCCTGCGCCTGACCGCTGTACCGGTAGACGAGACCGATACGGGCGTGACCGTGGTCACCAGCGACCCGCGCAAGCGCGACGACCTGGAAGCCCTTATTGGCCGCTCCGTGAACCTGATCCTGGCCAAGCCGTCGGACGTGGAACTGCTGATCGAGCGCTTCTATCCGCAGCGCGGGCGACTGGGCGAGCAGATGGTGCAGCAGGGCACGCTGTCGCGCGCGCAACTGCGTGAAGCGCTGCAGGTGCAGGCCAGAGAGGGCCGCGTCAAGGCGCTGGGCGAGGTGATCGTGGAACTGGGCTTCGCAGGCGCCGACGAGATTGACAACGCCCTGCAAAAGCAGAACGCCGGGGGCGGGCGCCTGGAAGACACCCTGGTGCAGTCCGGCAAGCTGAGCCCAGAAATGCTGGCGCGCTCGCTGGCTGCGCAGCTGGGCTACGAGTTCCTTGATCCTGTTCAGAACCCACCAGACGCCAAAGTGGCGCTGATGATCCCCGAAGCCACCGCGCGGCGCTACGGCGTGGTGCCTATCCGGCTGCAGGGCGAGTCGCTGGTGATCGCCATGAAAGACCCGCGCAACGTGTTCGCGCTGGACGACCTGAAGCTGATCACGGGGCGCGAGATCGTGCCGGCCGTGATGGCGGAAAAGGACATCATCCGCCTGATCGAGCGCTATTTCGGCAACAAGGACATGGCCGACCTGAACCAGAAACTGGTGCAGGAAAGCAACAAGCGCGAGAAGGAAAGCAAGCGCGCCGACGACGTGGACATCTCGGCGGGCCTGGACGACAACGCGGTCGTGCGCGTGGTGGACAACATCATCCGCGAGGCCGCGCTGCAGGAAGCCTCAGATATTCACATTGAGCCCACTGAAACCGCCCTGCGCGTGCGCTACCGGGTGGACGGCATCTTGCGCGAGCAGAACGCGCTGCCCAAGGGCAGTGCCCAGAGCATCCTGGCGCGCATCAAGATTCTGGGCAGTCTGGACATCTCCGAGCGGCGCGTTCCGCAGGACGGCCGCGTGCGCTTCAAGAAGGGCTCCATTGACCTTGACCTGCGTCTCTCGACCCTGCCCACGGTGTACGGCGAAAAGGCCGTCATGCGTCTGCTGCAAAAGGCCAGCAACATCCCCGAGGTCGAGCAGCTGGGCTTTTCCGAGCACAACTACCAGCGCTACCTGGACACCATCCACAAGCCCAACGGCATCTTCCTGGTGACTGGCCCCACGGGTTCGGGCAAATCCTTTACCTCCTTTTCCACCCTCAAGCGCATCGCGGTGCCCGAGAAGAACACCACGACCATTGAGGACCCGGTGGAGTACGAGATTCCGGGCATCATCCAGTCACAGGTGAACAACGTGGCGGGCATGACCTTCGCCCGCGCCCTGCGCGCCTTCCTGCGTCAGGACCCGGACATCATTTTCGTGGGCGAGATCCGCGACACCGAAACGGCCAAGATCGCCGTGGAAGCCGCGCTGACGGGCCACTTGGTGCTGGCCACGCTGCACACCAACGACGCCCCCGGCGCCATCGTGCGTCTGGAAGAAATGGGCGTGGAGCACTTCAACATCGGCGCCGCCGTGGTGGGCGTGGTGGCCCAGCGCCTCGTGCGCAAGGTCTGCAACGACTGCAAGGCCCCCACGAACGCCGATCCCGACGTGCTGCGCCGCCTCGGCATTACGGAGCGCGACCTGATGGGCGCCCAGCTGATGCGCGGCGCGGGCTGCAACCGCTGCGGCGGCACTGGCTACAAGGGCCGCATGGGCATTCACGAACTGATGGTGATTGACGAGCCGCTGCGCGTGGCCATCGGCGCGGGCAAGAACGCCACCGAGATCACCGAGGTCGCCATCAAGCAAAGCGGCATGAAAACGCTGCGCCAGGACGGCATTGACAAGGCCCTGGCCGGCATCACCACCCTGGAAGAAGTGCTGGCAGTAACCAGCAAGTAA
- the cdaA gene encoding diadenylate cyclase CdaA, whose amino-acid sequence MSTPLGQVSVRDILDIALVAFLIYQGYLLVAGTRAVNVVRGILVFAGVWVAAQLLNLTTLGYLLGRAGTVGIFALIVLFQPELRAALERVGRPRGAGAGAGGAALQDLARAMERLAERKTGALIAIERRTPLGEYAATGVPLDALVSVPFLEALFARNAPLHDGGVIVQGSRVIAAGCLFPLQSSDGTYRRYGTRHRAAIGLSELTDAVVLVVSEERGSMRLALGGRLGPDLNGTELREQLRALVYDRLPDLEGPAPTAPEAR is encoded by the coding sequence CTGTCCACCCCGCTTGGTCAGGTAAGTGTCCGGGACATCCTGGACATCGCCCTGGTTGCGTTTCTGATCTACCAGGGTTACCTGCTGGTGGCGGGCACGCGGGCGGTGAACGTGGTGCGCGGCATTCTGGTGTTCGCCGGGGTGTGGGTGGCGGCGCAGCTCCTGAACCTCACCACCCTGGGCTACCTGCTGGGGCGGGCGGGGACCGTGGGGATCTTCGCCCTGATCGTGCTGTTTCAACCCGAACTGCGCGCGGCCCTGGAACGGGTGGGCCGCCCCCGGGGCGCCGGGGCCGGGGCGGGCGGCGCCGCGCTGCAGGACCTCGCGCGCGCCATGGAGCGCCTCGCCGAGCGCAAAACCGGCGCCCTGATCGCCATTGAGCGCCGCACCCCGCTGGGCGAGTACGCCGCCACCGGGGTGCCGCTGGACGCCCTGGTGAGCGTCCCGTTCCTGGAGGCCCTGTTTGCCCGCAACGCCCCGCTGCACGACGGCGGTGTGATCGTACAGGGCTCGCGCGTCATTGCGGCTGGCTGCCTGTTTCCGCTCCAGAGCAGCGACGGCACCTACCGCCGCTACGGCACCCGCCACCGCGCCGCCATTGGCCTGTCGGAACTCACCGACGCCGTGGTGCTGGTGGTCAGCGAGGAACGCGGCAGCATGCGCCTCGCGCTGGGCGGGCGCCTGGGCCCGGACCTGAACGGCACCGAACTGCGCGAGCAGCTGCGCGCGCTGGTCTACGACCGCCTGCCCGACCTAGAGGGCCCCGCCCCCACGGCCCCGGAGGCCCGGTGA
- a CDS encoding enoyl-ACP reductase FabI, which yields MTVQIDLSDKTALVMGVANARSLGWAIAEQLLSAGCRVGFSYQGERLKGELDKLLAGREGVWSQQADATVDEDLAALFARVKEEFGHLDYLVHSIAFAPRTAMDGRFLDTTPEDWNTALNVSAYTLVSTARHAEGLLRPGASIISLTYHASQQVVPKYNVMGVAKAALEAATRYLAAEMGGSGVRVNTISAGPMRTIAARSIPGFGTMYEKAAASAPLGRNATPEEVGKLALFLLSDLGSGVTGQTVYVDAGASIMSMKLEQN from the coding sequence ATGACGGTCCAGATTGATCTTTCCGACAAAACGGCCCTGGTGATGGGCGTGGCCAACGCGCGCAGCCTGGGCTGGGCCATCGCCGAGCAGCTGCTCTCTGCAGGCTGCCGGGTGGGCTTCTCCTACCAGGGCGAGCGCCTGAAGGGCGAACTCGACAAGCTGCTGGCCGGCCGTGAAGGCGTGTGGAGCCAGCAGGCCGACGCCACGGTGGACGAGGATCTGGCCGCCCTGTTCGCCCGGGTGAAAGAGGAATTCGGGCACCTGGATTACCTCGTGCACTCCATCGCCTTTGCGCCGCGCACGGCGATGGACGGCCGCTTTCTGGACACCACCCCCGAGGACTGGAACACGGCCCTGAACGTCAGCGCCTACACGCTGGTTTCTACCGCCCGCCACGCTGAAGGACTGCTGCGCCCCGGCGCGAGCATCATCAGCCTCACCTATCACGCCTCGCAGCAGGTGGTGCCCAAGTACAACGTGATGGGTGTGGCCAAGGCTGCCCTGGAAGCTGCCACCCGTTACCTCGCCGCCGAGATGGGCGGCAGCGGCGTGCGCGTAAACACCATCAGCGCCGGGCCCATGCGCACCATTGCGGCGCGCTCCATTCCGGGCTTTGGCACCATGTACGAAAAAGCCGCCGCCAGCGCGCCCCTAGGCCGCAATGCCACGCCTGAAGAGGTGGGCAAGCTCGCCCTGTTCCTGCTCTCAGACCTGGGCAGCGGTGTGACCGGCCAGACGGTGTACGTGGACGCGGGCGCCAGCATCATGAGCATGAAACTGGAGCAGAACTGA
- a CDS encoding metal-dependent hydrolase: MKIRFLGHSAFLLETPEHRLLLDPFLSGNPQASLSVEEALALKPSAVLISHAHGDHWGDALAFAKGGVPLIATAEIGGYAMKHGAANVVAMNIGGTYRADWGSVYLTPAWHSSSFPDGTYGGMPTGLVIELGGRRVYFAGDTSLFSDMRLIGDRELDAALLPIGDHFTMGPEEAARALELLRPRVAVPMHYGTFPVLTGDPAVFAREGQARGAEVRVLAPGEATDL, from the coding sequence ATGAAGATTCGCTTTCTTGGCCACAGCGCCTTTTTGCTGGAAACCCCCGAGCACCGCCTGCTGCTGGACCCCTTTCTGAGCGGCAATCCCCAGGCCAGCCTGAGTGTGGAAGAAGCCCTGGCCCTGAAGCCCAGCGCCGTGCTGATCAGCCACGCGCACGGCGACCACTGGGGCGACGCGCTGGCCTTTGCCAAGGGAGGAGTGCCGCTGATCGCCACTGCTGAAATTGGGGGGTACGCCATGAAACACGGCGCTGCCAACGTGGTTGCCATGAACATTGGCGGTACCTACCGCGCCGACTGGGGCAGCGTGTACCTGACCCCGGCGTGGCACAGCTCCTCCTTTCCAGACGGCACCTACGGCGGGATGCCCACCGGCCTGGTGATCGAACTGGGCGGGCGGCGCGTCTACTTTGCCGGCGACACCAGTCTCTTTTCCGACATGCGCCTGATTGGCGACCGCGAACTGGACGCCGCGCTGCTGCCCATTGGCGACCATTTCACGATGGGCCCAGAAGAAGCGGCGCGCGCCCTGGAACTGCTGCGCCCCCGGGTGGCCGTTCCCATGCACTACGGCACCTTTCCCGTGCTGACAGGGGACCCGGCCGTGTTCGCCCGCGAGGGCCAGGCACGCGGCGCCGAGGTGCGGGTGCTGGCACCGGGCGAAGCGACGGACCTGTAA
- a CDS encoding acyltransferase: MTWLKPVEIGPDAQATFGEFVRDLDARLSDPATDRYDLARDILAEVMYGRSYAQLRSDAPLAALSLDARNVTFEAEYYMATDAEQFARVKPLLWLWKSLDQTPVGQNPVLGIPIRRALAGHIFKRVGRNFKCWQNVEFSVGYNMEVGHDVVVHRHVLLDDIGGIELHDNASVSDYVNIYSHTHSVLDGPDVTLRKTVIGRGARITYHSTVLAGSVVSDDAMLATHALLRGDIPPHGIAMGLPARTTRVKLRPPTEIHVDARVWPHDAGRKANPEFPDPTPNQTRVPGEADVEARQPVGREG, encoded by the coding sequence GTGACGTGGCTCAAGCCAGTGGAAATCGGACCGGACGCGCAGGCGACATTCGGTGAATTCGTGCGCGACCTGGACGCGCGCCTCTCAGATCCGGCCACCGACCGGTATGACCTGGCCCGCGACATTCTGGCTGAAGTGATGTATGGCCGCTCCTACGCCCAGCTGCGCTCGGACGCCCCGCTGGCTGCCCTGAGCCTGGACGCGCGTAACGTCACGTTCGAGGCCGAATACTACATGGCCACTGACGCCGAGCAGTTTGCGCGGGTTAAGCCGCTGCTGTGGCTGTGGAAATCGCTGGACCAGACCCCGGTGGGCCAGAACCCGGTGCTGGGCATTCCGATTCGCCGGGCGCTGGCGGGCCACATCTTCAAGCGCGTGGGGCGCAACTTCAAATGCTGGCAGAACGTGGAATTCAGCGTGGGCTACAACATGGAGGTGGGCCACGACGTGGTCGTTCACCGCCACGTGCTGCTGGACGACATCGGCGGCATTGAGCTGCACGATAACGCCTCGGTCAGCGATTATGTGAACATCTACAGCCACACCCACAGTGTGCTGGACGGCCCCGACGTCACCCTGCGCAAGACGGTGATTGGACGCGGCGCGCGCATCACGTACCACTCCACGGTGCTGGCGGGCAGCGTGGTGAGCGACGACGCCATGCTGGCCACCCACGCCCTGCTGCGCGGGGATATTCCGCCGCACGGGATTGCGATGGGCCTGCCCGCGCGCACCACCCGGGTTAAGTTGCGCCCCCCCACCGAAATTCATGTGGACGCCCGCGTGTGGCCACATGACGCGGGCCGCAAGGCCAACCCCGAATTCCCCGATCCCACCCCCAACCAGACCCGGGTGCCCGGAGAGGCCGATGTGGAAGCGCGCCAGCCGGTGGGCCGCGAAGGGTAA
- a CDS encoding cysteine hydrolase family protein produces the protein MPLTPHALLLLHAQRAFLDGRADERALARAWAHQTLAARANGWLVAVVQWDAPPGADWTTLFKPWTLHPDFRVEHGDLLVRAGTPDAFADSDLGAALHTRAVQTLHPLGLPDTPEWTATLAGAQAQGFVVAPLKPL, from the coding sequence ATGCCGCTGACCCCACACGCCCTGCTGCTGCTGCACGCCCAGCGCGCCTTTCTGGACGGCCGGGCCGACGAGCGCGCCCTGGCCCGCGCCTGGGCCCACCAGACCCTGGCCGCGCGGGCCAATGGCTGGCTGGTGGCCGTGGTGCAGTGGGACGCGCCCCCCGGGGCCGACTGGACCACACTGTTCAAACCCTGGACCCTGCACCCGGATTTCCGGGTGGAACACGGCGACCTGCTGGTGCGCGCCGGGACCCCCGACGCCTTTGCGGATTCGGACCTGGGCGCCGCCCTGCACACCCGCGCGGTGCAGACCCTGCACCCCCTGGGCCTGCCGGACACCCCCGAATGGACCGCCACCCTGGCCGGGGCCCAGGCCCAGGGCTTTGTGGTGGCGCCCCTGAAGCCACTATGA
- the pgeF gene encoding peptidoglycan editing factor PgeF → MTRNTERLMLLHAPHLTAPHAFSTRAGGVSRPPYAGLNLDDREDDPAHVAENRSRLCAALGFEPTQVARLTQVHGVEVVHARTGGHWTGDALVTDRPGVLLAIGTADCYPLLLEDPEAGVLGAAHAGWKGTLGGIATRTVAAMTALGARPERLRAAVGPGIGAAAYPVGEGVAADFEAAGLGGAVTRRAGTPHLDLAWANGEVLRQAGVPAANLWVSGRCSTEADFYSYRRDAGRTGRMWAVIGQRGPERAPGGQA, encoded by the coding sequence ATGACGCGGAATACTGAACGCCTGATGCTTCTTCACGCGCCGCACCTCACTGCGCCGCATGCGTTCAGTACGCGTGCTGGGGGCGTGTCGCGCCCGCCCTACGCCGGCCTGAACCTGGATGACCGCGAGGACGACCCTGCCCATGTGGCCGAAAACCGCTCGCGCCTGTGTGCGGCGCTGGGCTTTGAGCCCACGCAGGTGGCCCGCCTGACGCAGGTGCACGGCGTGGAGGTGGTCCACGCCCGCACGGGCGGCCACTGGACCGGCGACGCGCTGGTGACCGACCGCCCCGGGGTCCTGCTGGCCATCGGCACCGCCGACTGCTACCCGCTGCTGCTGGAAGACCCGGAGGCCGGGGTGCTGGGCGCGGCCCACGCGGGCTGGAAGGGCACCCTGGGCGGCATTGCGACGCGCACGGTGGCGGCCATGACCGCGCTGGGCGCCCGCCCGGAGCGCCTGCGCGCCGCCGTGGGCCCCGGCATTGGCGCCGCCGCCTACCCGGTGGGCGAGGGCGTGGCCGCCGACTTTGAGGCGGCGGGCCTGGGCGGAGCCGTGACGCGCCGGGCCGGCACCCCCCACCTGGACCTCGCCTGGGCGAACGGCGAGGTGCTGCGTCAAGCCGGCGTGCCGGCGGCCAATCTCTGGGTCAGTGGCCGCTGCTCCACTGAGGCCGACTTTTATTCCTACCGCCGCGACGCGGGGCGCACCGGCCGCATGTGGGCTGTGATCGGCCAGCGCGGCCCAGAGCGGGCCCCGGGAGGCCAGGCATGA
- a CDS encoding type IV pilus twitching motility protein PilT, whose product MTQPADITDILRFAAEKGASDVIITVGLSPQFKLQGVYDAQGFSELGPTDTRKLMYSMMNEKQQRTFEERRELDFSFALGEKARFRVNAFMQRGNVGGVLRLIPTKIKSAQEMGLPQSVVDISNAPRGLVLVTGPTGSGKSTTLAAMIDHINTTKRLHIMTIEDPIEFMHTHKQSIINQREVGADTMSFNDALRAVLRQAPDVILVGEMRDYETIKAAVTAAETGHLVMGTLHTNSAPESIDRIVDVFPEEQQEQIRVQLANNLVAVMTQQLLPRLDGQGRILAYELLIANPAVRALIREGKTFQITSVMQTGAREGMVTMDAFLANLYRRRVISFDTGVERAVDAKEFARLANDPTIGQAGGAAAAPAGYGSAPVQGFGATAPTQTPGRGDAGRGDARSTSTPEMGGGGYGRR is encoded by the coding sequence ATGACCCAGCCCGCCGACATCACCGATATTCTGCGTTTTGCCGCCGAAAAAGGCGCCTCCGACGTGATCATCACTGTCGGGCTCTCGCCGCAGTTCAAGCTGCAGGGGGTGTACGACGCCCAGGGCTTTTCCGAACTGGGCCCCACCGACACCCGCAAGCTGATGTACTCCATGATGAACGAAAAGCAGCAGCGCACCTTCGAAGAGCGGCGCGAACTGGACTTCTCGTTTGCCCTGGGGGAAAAGGCGCGCTTCCGCGTGAACGCCTTTATGCAGCGCGGCAACGTGGGCGGCGTGCTGCGCCTGATTCCCACCAAGATCAAGAGCGCCCAGGAAATGGGCCTGCCCCAGAGCGTGGTGGACATCTCGAACGCGCCGCGCGGGCTGGTGCTGGTGACCGGGCCCACGGGTTCGGGCAAGTCCACCACCCTGGCGGCCATGATTGACCACATCAACACCACCAAGCGGCTGCACATCATGACCATCGAAGACCCCATCGAGTTCATGCACACGCACAAGCAGTCCATCATCAACCAGCGCGAGGTGGGGGCCGACACCATGAGCTTCAACGACGCCCTGCGCGCCGTGCTGCGCCAGGCCCCCGACGTGATTCTGGTGGGCGAAATGCGTGACTACGAGACCATCAAGGCCGCCGTGACCGCCGCCGAAACCGGTCACCTGGTGATGGGCACCCTGCACACGAACAGCGCGCCGGAATCCATTGACCGTATCGTGGACGTGTTCCCCGAAGAGCAGCAGGAGCAGATTCGCGTGCAGCTGGCGAACAACCTCGTGGCGGTCATGACCCAGCAGCTGCTGCCGCGCCTGGACGGCCAGGGCCGCATCCTGGCCTACGAACTCCTGATCGCCAATCCCGCCGTGCGCGCGCTGATCCGTGAGGGCAAGACCTTCCAGATCACCAGTGTCATGCAGACCGGGGCGCGCGAGGGCATGGTCACCATGGACGCCTTCCTGGCCAACCTGTACCGCCGCCGCGTGATTTCCTTCGATACCGGCGTGGAGCGTGCGGTGGACGCCAAGGAATTTGCCCGACTGGCGAATGACCCCACGATTGGGCAGGCAGGCGGGGCAGCGGCGGCCCCAGCCGGCTACGGCAGCGCGCCCGTGCAGGGCTTTGGCGCCACCGCCCCCACCCAGACCCCTGGACGCGGCGACGCGGGCCGGGGCGACGCCCGCAGCACCAGCACGCCGGAAATGGGCGGCGGCGGGTACGGCCGGCGGTAA
- a CDS encoding M42 family metallopeptidase, with amino-acid sequence MNLDHTLDLLVRLLATPSPTGFTEQAVALLDTELRALGVTPARTRKGALTWEVPGTREGHVTFSGHVDTLGAMVKEIKPSGRLRLWAVGGYDWATVEGEDVRVHTQDGRELTGTVVNVRQSTHVHGAALRELKREAAVMEVRLDERVFSAADVRALGAAVGDFVSFDARPRVTPAGYVKARHLDNKAAVAVFVGVTRELLAHPAPVTAAFHITTYEEVGHGAATGIPPHTDELIAVDMAAVGEGQTSSEHHVTLCVADAGGPYDHALGGRLRAAAAHAGLDLRVDIYPYYASDGTAAWRAGGDYPVALIGPGVDASHAYERTHIDALRATGELMLSYLRSGRPA; translated from the coding sequence ATGAACCTGGACCACACACTGGACCTGCTGGTGCGGCTGCTTGCCACCCCCAGCCCCACGGGCTTCACCGAGCAGGCCGTGGCCCTGCTGGACACCGAACTGCGCGCCCTGGGCGTGACCCCGGCCCGCACCCGCAAGGGCGCGCTGACCTGGGAGGTGCCGGGGACGCGGGAGGGCCACGTCACCTTCAGCGGCCATGTGGACACGCTGGGCGCCATGGTCAAGGAGATCAAGCCATCCGGGCGCCTGCGGTTGTGGGCCGTGGGCGGCTACGACTGGGCCACCGTGGAAGGCGAGGACGTGCGGGTGCACACCCAGGACGGCCGCGAGCTGACCGGCACCGTGGTCAACGTGCGCCAGAGCACCCATGTCCACGGCGCCGCCCTGCGCGAGCTGAAACGCGAGGCCGCCGTGATGGAGGTGCGCCTGGACGAGCGGGTGTTCAGCGCCGCCGACGTTCGGGCCCTGGGCGCCGCCGTGGGCGATTTCGTGAGCTTCGATGCCCGGCCCCGCGTGACCCCGGCCGGGTACGTGAAGGCCCGCCACCTGGACAACAAGGCGGCGGTGGCGGTGTTCGTGGGCGTGACCCGGGAACTGCTGGCCCACCCGGCGCCGGTCACGGCGGCCTTTCACATCACCACGTACGAAGAGGTGGGCCACGGCGCCGCCACCGGCATTCCGCCCCACACCGACGAACTGATCGCCGTGGACATGGCGGCCGTGGGCGAGGGCCAGACGAGCAGCGAACACCATGTAACCCTGTGCGTGGCCGATGCCGGAGGGCCCTACGACCACGCGCTGGGCGGGCGCCTGCGGGCCGCTGCGGCCCACGCCGGGCTGGACCTGCGGGTGGACATCTACCCTTACTACGCCTCCGACGGTACAGCCGCGTGGCGCGCGGGGGGCGACTACCCGGTGGCCCTAATCGGCCCCGGCGTGGACGCCAGCCACGCCTATGAACGCACCCACATAGATGCTCTACGCGCCACGGGGGAACTGATGCTGTCTTATCTGCGCTCCGGTCGCCCAGCGTAA
- a CDS encoding IclR family transcriptional regulator, translating into MLSLQKAANILGAFSAEQPEWGVRALAAHLSVPRATAHAYLAGLTEAGFLRRTPAGKYRLSWHLAEMGAQLTAALPWFPEARALITRLALEVRSVAFLCILEGEEIVAAIRERHPDADIDLPLDVYLPATATASGKILYAHADLTPRTFSACTPSSITSLDEWRTEVAKVRRLGYAYSIEEWVPGQCTLGVPYHALSHPGDPHGESVVAAIGVQMSAQRYLREERHIRERVLSIVREAEALP; encoded by the coding sequence GTGCTGTCGTTACAGAAAGCGGCGAACATCCTGGGGGCCTTCAGCGCCGAGCAACCGGAATGGGGCGTGCGGGCGCTGGCCGCGCACCTGAGCGTGCCCCGCGCCACTGCCCACGCCTATCTGGCGGGCCTCACCGAAGCAGGCTTCCTGCGCCGCACCCCGGCGGGCAAATACCGCCTGTCGTGGCATCTGGCCGAGATGGGCGCCCAGCTGACCGCCGCGCTGCCCTGGTTCCCGGAGGCCCGCGCCCTCATCACGCGGCTGGCGCTGGAGGTGCGCTCCGTCGCCTTCCTGTGCATTCTGGAAGGCGAGGAGATCGTGGCCGCCATCCGTGAGCGCCACCCCGACGCTGACATCGACCTGCCGCTGGATGTCTATCTGCCCGCCACCGCCACCGCCAGCGGCAAGATCCTGTACGCCCACGCCGATCTCACGCCGCGTACCTTCTCAGCCTGCACGCCCAGTTCGATTACCTCGCTGGACGAATGGCGCACCGAGGTGGCCAAGGTTCGCCGCCTGGGCTACGCCTACTCCATTGAGGAATGGGTGCCCGGCCAGTGCACGCTGGGGGTGCCGTACCACGCCCTCTCGCACCCCGGCGATCCCCACGGCGAGAGTGTGGTGGCCGCCATCGGCGTACAGATGAGCGCCCAGCGCTACCTGCGCGAGGAGCGCCACATCCGCGAACGCGTGCTGAGTATCGTCCGCGAAGCCGAAGCGCTGCCGTAA